A single window of Crassostrea angulata isolate pt1a10 chromosome 8, ASM2561291v2, whole genome shotgun sequence DNA harbors:
- the LOC128157988 gene encoding uncharacterized protein LOC128157988, translated as MGMPFFALEMLQSVVLFGTLAAGFLVLLFLMLDNCKHTVITVVIVTTGLVHELYCASVLGYFKRLMQIESLRPKDDGCRDFFVPTLISNVIFVTIITTHVVLAGSFIRNKSTAYNLIVVHALLSVSLIIWQNPEKSLHQTASMNLTSDVQVYFTVCRNNVDKNASHILMEYILYYLPLVCFYVWTARQLSTADTGVSFWNIAILKSCAHENATCSRCYKMNYAFQIVLFYIGVGVVIARPLQLFYGVIHNEPAIDVIPSLSNTVVYSFLSLEYLTDCAHLKHINMPH; from the exons ATGGGGATGCCATTTTTTGCCCTGGAGATGTTGCAGTCGGTAGTTCTGTTTGGGACACTGGCTGCCGGCTTTTTGGTGCTGCTATTTTTGATGCTGGATAACTGCAAACATACCGTGATAACTGTAGTCATAGTAACGACTGGCCTGGTGCACGAGTTGTACTGTGCATCTGTGTTGGGGTATTTCAAGCGTTTAATGCAGATAGAAAGTCTCAGACCAAAGGACGATGGCTGTCGAGATTTCTTTGTCCCAACGCTGATTTCTAACGTCATATTTGTTACCATCATAACTACACATGTTGTTCTTGCTGGATCCTTCATTAGGAATAAAAGTACAGCATACAATTTGATTGTTGTGCACGCATTGCTTTCTGTTTCCTTGATCATTTGGCAAAACCCAGAAAAGTCTTTACACCAAACGGCCTCGATGAATTTAACATCAGATGTGCAGGTGTACTTCACTGTATGCAGGAACAATGTGGACAAGAATGCTTCACATATTTTGATGGAGTACATATTGTACTATCTTCCTCTTGTGTGCTTTTATGTGTGGACAGCCAGGCAGTTATCTACAGCTGATACAG GTGTCTCCTTTTGGAACATTGCCATTCTGAAATCCTGTGCCCACGAAAATGCCACATGCAGCCGTTGTTACAAAATGAACTATGCCTTCCAGATCGTGCTGTTTTACATCGGAGTGGGCGTGGTGATAGCTCGGCCATTACAACTGTTCTATGGAGTCATCCACAATGAACCGGCAATTGATGTCATTCCAAGCCTCAGTAACACTGTCGTGTATTCCTTTTTATCCCTGGAATATTTGACAGACTGTGCACATCTGAAACATATTAACATGCCACACTAA